The following coding sequences lie in one Pristis pectinata isolate sPriPec2 chromosome 20, sPriPec2.1.pri, whole genome shotgun sequence genomic window:
- the LOC127580708 gene encoding tubulin alpha chain-like isoform X2 — translation MRECISIHIGQAGVQIGNACWELYCLEHGIHPDGNVLSSKTTGRVDDSFNTFFSETSAGRRVPRAIFVDLEPSVIDEVRTGTYQQLFHPEQLITGKEDAANNYARGHYTVGKEIIDTVLERVRKLSDQCIGLQGFLIFHSFGGGTGSGFTSLLMERLSVNYGKKSKLEFAIYPAPQISTAVVEPYNSILTTHTTLEHSDCAFMVDNEAIYDLCCRNLDVDRPTYINLNRLIGQIVSSITASLRFDGALNIDLTEFQTNLVPYPRIHFPLVTYAPIISAEKAYHEQLSVSEITNSCFEPANQMVKCDPRHGKYMACCMLYRGDVVPKDVNAAIATIKNKQSIQFVDWCPTGFKVGINYQAPTVVPGGDLAKVQRAVCMLSNTTSIAEAWARLDHKFDLMYSKRAFVHWFVGEGMEEGEFAEAREDLAALERDYEEVGADSMQEEDGGEEY, via the exons ATG AGAGAGTGTATCTCCATCCACATTGGACAGGCTGGAGTCCAGATTGGCAATGCGTGCTGGGAGCTGTATTGTCTGGAGCATGGGATCCATCCGGATGGGAATGTGCTGAGCAGCAAGACCACCGGCAGAGTGGATGACTCCTTCAACACCTTTTTCAGCGAGACAAGCGCAGGAAGGCGTGTTCCTCGTGCGATCTTTGTGGACCTAGAACCCTCTGTGATAG ACGAGGTCAGGACTGGGACTTACCAGCAGCTTTTCCATCCGGAGCAGCTgatcactggaaaggaagatgccGCCAACAACTATGCCCGGGGACATTACACGGTTGGGAAGGAGATCATTGATACGGTGCTTGAGCGTGTCcgaaagttg TCAGACCAATGCATAGGCCTTCAGGGCTTCCTGATATTCCACAGTTTTGGGGGAGGCACAGGGTCTGGCTTCACCTCCCTATTGATGGAGCGTTTATCCGTCAATTATGGGAAGAAATCCAAGCTGGAGTTCGCTATTTATCCAGCTCCTCAGATCTCTACGGCTGTGGTTGAGCCATACAACTCCATTCTCACCACTCACACTACCTTGGAGCACTCAGACTGTGCGTTCATGGTGGACAATGAGGCAATTTATGACCTCTGCTGTCGTAACCTCGACGTCGACCGTCCCACGTACATCAACCTCAATCGTTTGATTGGCCAGATTGTGTCCTCGATCACTGCCTCACTGCGCTTTGATGGGGCTTTAAACATAGATCTGACGGAGTTCCAGACTAACTTGGTCCCCTACCCTCGCATCCACTTCCCATTGGTTACCTATGCACCCATCATCTCTGCTGAGAAAGCCTACCACGAGCAGCTGTCTGTGTCCGAGATCACCAACTCCTGCTTTGAGCCAGCCAACCAGATGGTAAAGTGTGACCCTCGCCACGGCAAGTACATGGCCTGCTGCATGCTGTACCGGGGAGATGTGGTGCCCAAGGATGTCAATGCTGCCATTGCCACCATCAAGAACAAGCAATCAATTCAGTTTGTGGACTGGTGTCCCACTGGGTTCAAG GTTGGGATCAATTACCAGGCTCCCACTGTGGTACCTGGAGGTGACCTGGCGAAGGTTCAGCGTGCCGTCTGCATGCTGAGTAACACAACTTCCATTGCTGAAGCCTGGGCTCGCCTGGACCACAAGTTTGACCTCATGTATTCCAAGCGTGCATTTGTCCACTGGTTTGTGGGCGAGGGAATGGAGGAGGGAGAGTTTGCAGAAGCAAGGGAAGACTTGGCTGCATTAGAGAGAGACTACGAAGAAGTGGGGGCAGACTCCATGCAGGAAGAAGATGGTGGAGAAGAATACTGA
- the LOC127580708 gene encoding tubulin alpha-8 chain-like isoform X1: protein MHSWGRECISIHIGQAGVQIGNACWELYCLEHGIHPDGNVLSSKTTGRVDDSFNTFFSETSAGRRVPRAIFVDLEPSVIDEVRTGTYQQLFHPEQLITGKEDAANNYARGHYTVGKEIIDTVLERVRKLSDQCIGLQGFLIFHSFGGGTGSGFTSLLMERLSVNYGKKSKLEFAIYPAPQISTAVVEPYNSILTTHTTLEHSDCAFMVDNEAIYDLCCRNLDVDRPTYINLNRLIGQIVSSITASLRFDGALNIDLTEFQTNLVPYPRIHFPLVTYAPIISAEKAYHEQLSVSEITNSCFEPANQMVKCDPRHGKYMACCMLYRGDVVPKDVNAAIATIKNKQSIQFVDWCPTGFKVGINYQAPTVVPGGDLAKVQRAVCMLSNTTSIAEAWARLDHKFDLMYSKRAFVHWFVGEGMEEGEFAEAREDLAALERDYEEVGADSMQEEDGGEEY, encoded by the exons ATGCATTCATGGGGA AGAGAGTGTATCTCCATCCACATTGGACAGGCTGGAGTCCAGATTGGCAATGCGTGCTGGGAGCTGTATTGTCTGGAGCATGGGATCCATCCGGATGGGAATGTGCTGAGCAGCAAGACCACCGGCAGAGTGGATGACTCCTTCAACACCTTTTTCAGCGAGACAAGCGCAGGAAGGCGTGTTCCTCGTGCGATCTTTGTGGACCTAGAACCCTCTGTGATAG ACGAGGTCAGGACTGGGACTTACCAGCAGCTTTTCCATCCGGAGCAGCTgatcactggaaaggaagatgccGCCAACAACTATGCCCGGGGACATTACACGGTTGGGAAGGAGATCATTGATACGGTGCTTGAGCGTGTCcgaaagttg TCAGACCAATGCATAGGCCTTCAGGGCTTCCTGATATTCCACAGTTTTGGGGGAGGCACAGGGTCTGGCTTCACCTCCCTATTGATGGAGCGTTTATCCGTCAATTATGGGAAGAAATCCAAGCTGGAGTTCGCTATTTATCCAGCTCCTCAGATCTCTACGGCTGTGGTTGAGCCATACAACTCCATTCTCACCACTCACACTACCTTGGAGCACTCAGACTGTGCGTTCATGGTGGACAATGAGGCAATTTATGACCTCTGCTGTCGTAACCTCGACGTCGACCGTCCCACGTACATCAACCTCAATCGTTTGATTGGCCAGATTGTGTCCTCGATCACTGCCTCACTGCGCTTTGATGGGGCTTTAAACATAGATCTGACGGAGTTCCAGACTAACTTGGTCCCCTACCCTCGCATCCACTTCCCATTGGTTACCTATGCACCCATCATCTCTGCTGAGAAAGCCTACCACGAGCAGCTGTCTGTGTCCGAGATCACCAACTCCTGCTTTGAGCCAGCCAACCAGATGGTAAAGTGTGACCCTCGCCACGGCAAGTACATGGCCTGCTGCATGCTGTACCGGGGAGATGTGGTGCCCAAGGATGTCAATGCTGCCATTGCCACCATCAAGAACAAGCAATCAATTCAGTTTGTGGACTGGTGTCCCACTGGGTTCAAG GTTGGGATCAATTACCAGGCTCCCACTGTGGTACCTGGAGGTGACCTGGCGAAGGTTCAGCGTGCCGTCTGCATGCTGAGTAACACAACTTCCATTGCTGAAGCCTGGGCTCGCCTGGACCACAAGTTTGACCTCATGTATTCCAAGCGTGCATTTGTCCACTGGTTTGTGGGCGAGGGAATGGAGGAGGGAGAGTTTGCAGAAGCAAGGGAAGACTTGGCTGCATTAGAGAGAGACTACGAAGAAGTGGGGGCAGACTCCATGCAGGAAGAAGATGGTGGAGAAGAATACTGA
- the rabif gene encoding guanine nucleotide exchange factor MSS4 has translation MEPAGRPAAGSDGQPVEERAEPPGGTGLSAGLVSASGTNGKAVVCERCGSRVLSPGTARYRRRELFLPSMRQKVALGTEDNAVTGDMLQEHWFVDDMYTFENVGFTKNVNNIKYLVCADCEIGPIGWHCLDDKKSFYVALDRVQHE, from the exons ATGGAACCGGCGGGTCGCCCTGCGGCCGGGAGCGACGGGCAGCCGGTGGAGGAGCGGGCCGAGCCTCCCGGCGGGACCGGGCTGTCGGCCGGCCTGGTCAGCGCCTCCGGCACCAACGGCAAGGCCGTTGTGTGTGAGCGCTGCGGCTCCCGGGTGCTGAGCCCGGGAACAGCGCGGTACCGCCGcagagag CTGTTCCTCCCATCCATGAGGCAGAAGGTGGCGCTGGGCACTGAGGACAACGCGGTCACAGGGGATATGCTGCAGGAGCACTGGTTTGTGGACGACATGTACACCTTTGAAAATGTTGGATTCACGAAGAATGTGAATAACATCAAGTACCTTGTGTGTGCCGACTGTGAGATTGGCCCCATCGGCTGGCACTGTCTGGATGACAAGAAGAGCTTCTACGTTGCTCTGGATCGAGTGCAGCATGAATAG